A single Chanos chanos chromosome 8, fChaCha1.1, whole genome shotgun sequence DNA region contains:
- the dnmt3aa gene encoding DNA (cytosine-5-)-methyltransferase 3 alpha a isoform X3 codes for MMPSNAAAASPTFETSDLDCDAAMGKKTSVEKQEVREVTQEEREMEVPTRRVGRPARKRKPPSDHQGHCGVEAISRMLRLSQVNSSDPKEGVAREKGAECNSDMENGVTNGPLQDHNSSPSPDSTHQNGTSTPPCQEDSAPSSERKKWGRRKLKHPAKHVEEDESSSDNGKGEEEKKSRLVAVMDTMDNQSGTEHEKEEEDLSAASLPATPTPQTPPPQQHTDPASPTVATTPEPAPVACGNKRQNLSEAELEYEDGRGFGIGELVWGKLRGFSWWPGRIVSWWMTGRSRAAEGTRWVMWFGDGKFSVVCVEKLLPLSSFSTAFHQPTYNKQPMYRKAIYEVLQTASIRAGKPFPSCPSSDDSDSGKSVELLTREMIEWASNGFMPSGAKGLEPPPAERNPYTEVYPEMWVEPEAAAYTAPPPAKKPKPRKSSVEKPKIKEIIDEGTRERLMYEVRQKIRNIEDICISCGSLNVSLEHPLFVGAMCQSCKNCFLECAYQYDDDGYQSYCTICCGGREVLMCGNNNCCRCFCVECVDLLVGTGSAQAAIREDPWNCYMCGSRSVFGLLRRREDWPSRLQLFFANNHDQDFDPPKLYAPVPVDQRKPIRVLSLFDGIATGLLVLKDLGIQVDRYVASEVSEDSITVGIVRHQGRIIYVGDVRNVTRKHIQEWGPFDLVIGGSPCNDLSIVNPARKGLYEGTGRLFFEFYRLLHEARPKAGDERPFFWLFENVVAMGVSDKRDISRFLECNPVMIDAKEVSAAHRARYFWGNLPGMNRPLTAMVNDKLDLQDCLEHGRTAKFRKVRTITTRSNSIKQGKDQHFPVFMNDKEDILWCTEIERVFGFPVHYTDVSNMSRLSRQRLLGRSWSVPVIRHLFAPLKDYFACE; via the exons gtgaATAGTTCTGATCCAAAAGAGGGTGTGGCCAGGGAAAAGGGGGCGGAGTGCAACAGTGATATGGAGAATGGCGTTACCAATGGTCCTTTGCAGGATCACAACTCCTCTCCCAGCCCTGATTCCACTCATCAAAATGGAACCAGCACGCCACCTTGCCAAGAGGACTCCGCCCCCTCCAGCGAGCGGAAGAAATGGGGGCGACGGAAACTCAAGCACCCAGCGAAAC ATGTGGAGGAAGATGAAAGCAGCAGTGACAATGGTAAAGGAGAG GAAGAGAAGAAGTCCCGCCTAGTGGCTGTGATGGACACAATGGACAACCAATCAGGAACAGAGCatgagaaggaagaggaggatttGTCAGCTGCCAGTCTTCCAGCTACGCCCACACCACAAACTCCACCCCCTCAGCAGCACACTGACCCTGCTTCTCCAACGGTTGCCACGACACCTGAGCCTGCCCCTGTTGCCTGTGGCAACAAGAGGCAGAACTTGAGTGAAGCGGAACTTGAGTATGAG gATGGGCGTGGTTTTGGCATCGGGGAGCTGGTGTGGGGGAAGCTAAGGGGCTTTTCGTGGTGGCCCGGACGGATCGTATCCTGGTGGATGACGGGCAGGAGTCGGGCAGCGGAGGGAACGAGATGGGTCATGTGGTTTGGAGATGGGAAATTCTCAGTG gtgtgtgtggagaagcTGTTGCCTTTGAGTTCTTTCTCCACTGCCTTCCATCAGCCAACCTACAACAAACAACCCATGTACAGAAAAGCCATCTATGAGGTGCTACAG acgGCGAGTATTCGGGCAGGGAAGCCTTTCCCATCATGCCCATCCTCTGATGACTCAGATTCGGGGAAGAGCGTGGAGCTGCTGACCAGAGAGATGATTGAATGGGCCAGCAATGGGTTCATGCCCTCTGGAGCCAAAGGCCTAGAGCCACCACctg CGGAGCGGAACCCATATACAGAAGTGTACCCAGAAATGTGGGTGGAGCCAGAGGCAGCTGCATACacagccccgccccctgccaaaaaacccaaacccaggAAAAGTAGTGTGGAGAAACCCAAAATTAAGGAGATCATTGATGAAGggaccagag aGAGACTGATGTACGAGGTGAGACAGAAAATCAGGAATATTGAAG ATATCTGTATCTCCTGCGGGAGTTTGAATGTATCACTAGAGCATCCTCTGTTTGTCGGAGCTATGTGCCAGAGCTGCAAG AACTGTTTTCTGGAGTGTGCGTATCAGTATGATGATGATGGCTATCAGTCCTACTGCACCATCTGCTGTGGAGGCAGGGAGGTGCTCATGTGTGGaaacaacaactgctgcag gtgtttctgtgttgagtgtgtagATCTGTTGGTAGGGACGGGATCTGCCCAGGCAGCGATCCGAGAGGATCCATGGAATTGTTATATGTGTGGGAGTAGGAGTGTGTTTGGTTTACTGAGACGCAGAGAAGACTGGCCCTCCAGACTACAGCTCTTCTTCGCCAACAACCACGACCAGGACTTT gaccctCCTAAGCTCTATGCCCCTGTGCCTGTAGATCAGAGGAAGCCAATCAgagtcctctctctgtttgatggCATTGCCACCG gtttgCTGGTGCTGAAGGATTTGGGCATACAGGTGGACAGGTATGTGGCGTCGGAGGTGAGTGAGGATTCCATCACCGTGGGCATTGTTCGACACCAGGGCCGGATTATATATGTGGGTGATGTTCGAAACGTCACACGTAAACAT atTCAGGAATGGGGTCCATTTGACttggtgattggtggaagcCCGTGTAATGACCTGTCTATTGTCAACCCAGCCAGAAAAGGCCTTTATG AGGGAACAGGTCGCCTGTTTTTTGAGTTTTACCGACTGCTCCACGAAGCCCGTCCTAAAGCAGGGGATGAGCGGCCGTTTTTCTGGCTCTTTGAGAACGTGGTGGCCATGGGAGTCAGTGACAAGAGAGACATCTCACGTTTCTTAgaa TGTAATCCAGTTATGATTGATGCTAAAGAGGTGTCTGCTGCCCATAGAGCACGGTACTTCTGGGGCAACCTGCCTGGAATGAACAG gCCATTGACTGCCATGGTAAATGATAAGCTAGATCTACAAGACTGTCTGGAACATGGACGCACTGccaag TTCCGCAAGGTGCGAACCATCACCACTCGGTCTAATTCTATCAAGCAGGGTAAAGATCAGCACTTCCCCGTCTTCATGAACGACAAGGAGGACATCCTCTGGTGCACCGAGATTGAGCG agtgtttgGATTCCCGGTCCACTACACTGATGTTTCCAACATGAGCAGGCTGTCCAGGCAAAGGCTTCTGGGAAGGTCTTGGAGTGTTCCTGTAATTCGACACCTCTTTGCGCCACTGAAGGATTACTTTGCCTGCGAGTAG
- the dnmt3aa gene encoding DNA (cytosine-5-)-methyltransferase 3 alpha a isoform X2 yields the protein MMPSNAAAASPTFETSDLDCDAAMGKKTSVEKQEVREVTQEEREMEVPTRRVGRPARKRKPPSDHQGHCGVEAISRMLRLSQVNSSDPKEGVAREKGAECNSDMENGVTNGPLQDHNSSPSPDSTHQNGTSTPPCQEDSAPSSERKKWGRRKLKHPAKHVEEDESSSDNGKGESEGGRLRGRQGWDITLRKRPIPRETFQAGDPFHITKREREEWIARWKKEQEEKKSRLVAVMDTMDNQSGTEHEKEEEDLSAASLPATPTPQTPPPQQHTDPASPTVATTPEPAPVACGNKRQNLSEAELEYEDGRGFGIGELVWGKLRGFSWWPGRIVSWWMTGRSRAAEGTRWVMWFGDGKFSVVCVEKLLPLSSFSTAFHQPTYNKQPMYRKAIYEVLQTASIRAGKPFPSCPSSDDSDSGKSVELLTREMIEWASNGFMPSGAKGLEPPPAERNPYTEVYPEMWVEPEAAAYTAPPPAKKPKPRKSSVEKPKIKEIIDEGTRERLMYEVRQKIRNIEDICISCGSLNVSLEHPLFVGAMCQSCKNCFLECAYQYDDDGYQSYCTICCGGREVLMCGNNNCCRCFCVECVDLLVGTGSAQAAIREDPWNCYMCGSRSVFGLLRRREDWPSRLQLFFANNHDQDFDPPKLYAPVPVDQRKPIRVLSLFDGIATGLLVLKDLGIQVDRYVASEVSEDSITVGIVRHQGRIIYVGDVRNVTRKHIQEWGPFDLVIGGSPCNDLSIVNPARKGLYEGTGRLFFEFYRLLHEARPKAGDERPFFWLFENVVAMGVSDKRDISRFLECNPVMIDAKEVSAAHRARYFWGNLPGMNRPLTAMVNDKLDLQDCLEHGRTAKGKDQHFPVFMNDKEDILWCTEIERVFGFPVHYTDVSNMSRLSRQRLLGRSWSVPVIRHLFAPLKDYFACE from the exons gtgaATAGTTCTGATCCAAAAGAGGGTGTGGCCAGGGAAAAGGGGGCGGAGTGCAACAGTGATATGGAGAATGGCGTTACCAATGGTCCTTTGCAGGATCACAACTCCTCTCCCAGCCCTGATTCCACTCATCAAAATGGAACCAGCACGCCACCTTGCCAAGAGGACTCCGCCCCCTCCAGCGAGCGGAAGAAATGGGGGCGACGGAAACTCAAGCACCCAGCGAAAC ATGTGGAGGAAGATGAAAGCAGCAGTGACAATGGTAAAGGAGAG agtgaaggagggagactCAGAGGGAGACAGGGTTGGGATATCACCCTGAGAAAAAGACCAATCCCCAGGGAGACCTTCCAGGCCGGAGACCCTTTTCACataaccaagagagagagagaagaatggattGCACGCTGGAAAAAAGAGcag GAAGAGAAGAAGTCCCGCCTAGTGGCTGTGATGGACACAATGGACAACCAATCAGGAACAGAGCatgagaaggaagaggaggatttGTCAGCTGCCAGTCTTCCAGCTACGCCCACACCACAAACTCCACCCCCTCAGCAGCACACTGACCCTGCTTCTCCAACGGTTGCCACGACACCTGAGCCTGCCCCTGTTGCCTGTGGCAACAAGAGGCAGAACTTGAGTGAAGCGGAACTTGAGTATGAG gATGGGCGTGGTTTTGGCATCGGGGAGCTGGTGTGGGGGAAGCTAAGGGGCTTTTCGTGGTGGCCCGGACGGATCGTATCCTGGTGGATGACGGGCAGGAGTCGGGCAGCGGAGGGAACGAGATGGGTCATGTGGTTTGGAGATGGGAAATTCTCAGTG gtgtgtgtggagaagcTGTTGCCTTTGAGTTCTTTCTCCACTGCCTTCCATCAGCCAACCTACAACAAACAACCCATGTACAGAAAAGCCATCTATGAGGTGCTACAG acgGCGAGTATTCGGGCAGGGAAGCCTTTCCCATCATGCCCATCCTCTGATGACTCAGATTCGGGGAAGAGCGTGGAGCTGCTGACCAGAGAGATGATTGAATGGGCCAGCAATGGGTTCATGCCCTCTGGAGCCAAAGGCCTAGAGCCACCACctg CGGAGCGGAACCCATATACAGAAGTGTACCCAGAAATGTGGGTGGAGCCAGAGGCAGCTGCATACacagccccgccccctgccaaaaaacccaaacccaggAAAAGTAGTGTGGAGAAACCCAAAATTAAGGAGATCATTGATGAAGggaccagag aGAGACTGATGTACGAGGTGAGACAGAAAATCAGGAATATTGAAG ATATCTGTATCTCCTGCGGGAGTTTGAATGTATCACTAGAGCATCCTCTGTTTGTCGGAGCTATGTGCCAGAGCTGCAAG AACTGTTTTCTGGAGTGTGCGTATCAGTATGATGATGATGGCTATCAGTCCTACTGCACCATCTGCTGTGGAGGCAGGGAGGTGCTCATGTGTGGaaacaacaactgctgcag gtgtttctgtgttgagtgtgtagATCTGTTGGTAGGGACGGGATCTGCCCAGGCAGCGATCCGAGAGGATCCATGGAATTGTTATATGTGTGGGAGTAGGAGTGTGTTTGGTTTACTGAGACGCAGAGAAGACTGGCCCTCCAGACTACAGCTCTTCTTCGCCAACAACCACGACCAGGACTTT gaccctCCTAAGCTCTATGCCCCTGTGCCTGTAGATCAGAGGAAGCCAATCAgagtcctctctctgtttgatggCATTGCCACCG gtttgCTGGTGCTGAAGGATTTGGGCATACAGGTGGACAGGTATGTGGCGTCGGAGGTGAGTGAGGATTCCATCACCGTGGGCATTGTTCGACACCAGGGCCGGATTATATATGTGGGTGATGTTCGAAACGTCACACGTAAACAT atTCAGGAATGGGGTCCATTTGACttggtgattggtggaagcCCGTGTAATGACCTGTCTATTGTCAACCCAGCCAGAAAAGGCCTTTATG AGGGAACAGGTCGCCTGTTTTTTGAGTTTTACCGACTGCTCCACGAAGCCCGTCCTAAAGCAGGGGATGAGCGGCCGTTTTTCTGGCTCTTTGAGAACGTGGTGGCCATGGGAGTCAGTGACAAGAGAGACATCTCACGTTTCTTAgaa TGTAATCCAGTTATGATTGATGCTAAAGAGGTGTCTGCTGCCCATAGAGCACGGTACTTCTGGGGCAACCTGCCTGGAATGAACAG gCCATTGACTGCCATGGTAAATGATAAGCTAGATCTACAAGACTGTCTGGAACATGGACGCACTGccaag GGTAAAGATCAGCACTTCCCCGTCTTCATGAACGACAAGGAGGACATCCTCTGGTGCACCGAGATTGAGCG agtgtttgGATTCCCGGTCCACTACACTGATGTTTCCAACATGAGCAGGCTGTCCAGGCAAAGGCTTCTGGGAAGGTCTTGGAGTGTTCCTGTAATTCGACACCTCTTTGCGCCACTGAAGGATTACTTTGCCTGCGAGTAG
- the dnmt3aa gene encoding DNA (cytosine-5-)-methyltransferase 3 alpha a isoform X1, whose translation MMPSNAAAASPTFETSDLDCDAAMGKKTSVEKQEVREVTQEEREMEVPTRRVGRPARKRKPPSDHQGHCGVEAISRMLRLSQVNSSDPKEGVAREKGAECNSDMENGVTNGPLQDHNSSPSPDSTHQNGTSTPPCQEDSAPSSERKKWGRRKLKHPAKHVEEDESSSDNGKGESEGGRLRGRQGWDITLRKRPIPRETFQAGDPFHITKREREEWIARWKKEQEEKKSRLVAVMDTMDNQSGTEHEKEEEDLSAASLPATPTPQTPPPQQHTDPASPTVATTPEPAPVACGNKRQNLSEAELEYEDGRGFGIGELVWGKLRGFSWWPGRIVSWWMTGRSRAAEGTRWVMWFGDGKFSVVCVEKLLPLSSFSTAFHQPTYNKQPMYRKAIYEVLQTASIRAGKPFPSCPSSDDSDSGKSVELLTREMIEWASNGFMPSGAKGLEPPPAERNPYTEVYPEMWVEPEAAAYTAPPPAKKPKPRKSSVEKPKIKEIIDEGTRERLMYEVRQKIRNIEDICISCGSLNVSLEHPLFVGAMCQSCKNCFLECAYQYDDDGYQSYCTICCGGREVLMCGNNNCCRCFCVECVDLLVGTGSAQAAIREDPWNCYMCGSRSVFGLLRRREDWPSRLQLFFANNHDQDFDPPKLYAPVPVDQRKPIRVLSLFDGIATGLLVLKDLGIQVDRYVASEVSEDSITVGIVRHQGRIIYVGDVRNVTRKHIQEWGPFDLVIGGSPCNDLSIVNPARKGLYEGTGRLFFEFYRLLHEARPKAGDERPFFWLFENVVAMGVSDKRDISRFLECNPVMIDAKEVSAAHRARYFWGNLPGMNRPLTAMVNDKLDLQDCLEHGRTAKFRKVRTITTRSNSIKQGKDQHFPVFMNDKEDILWCTEIERVFGFPVHYTDVSNMSRLSRQRLLGRSWSVPVIRHLFAPLKDYFACE comes from the exons gtgaATAGTTCTGATCCAAAAGAGGGTGTGGCCAGGGAAAAGGGGGCGGAGTGCAACAGTGATATGGAGAATGGCGTTACCAATGGTCCTTTGCAGGATCACAACTCCTCTCCCAGCCCTGATTCCACTCATCAAAATGGAACCAGCACGCCACCTTGCCAAGAGGACTCCGCCCCCTCCAGCGAGCGGAAGAAATGGGGGCGACGGAAACTCAAGCACCCAGCGAAAC ATGTGGAGGAAGATGAAAGCAGCAGTGACAATGGTAAAGGAGAG agtgaaggagggagactCAGAGGGAGACAGGGTTGGGATATCACCCTGAGAAAAAGACCAATCCCCAGGGAGACCTTCCAGGCCGGAGACCCTTTTCACataaccaagagagagagagaagaatggattGCACGCTGGAAAAAAGAGcag GAAGAGAAGAAGTCCCGCCTAGTGGCTGTGATGGACACAATGGACAACCAATCAGGAACAGAGCatgagaaggaagaggaggatttGTCAGCTGCCAGTCTTCCAGCTACGCCCACACCACAAACTCCACCCCCTCAGCAGCACACTGACCCTGCTTCTCCAACGGTTGCCACGACACCTGAGCCTGCCCCTGTTGCCTGTGGCAACAAGAGGCAGAACTTGAGTGAAGCGGAACTTGAGTATGAG gATGGGCGTGGTTTTGGCATCGGGGAGCTGGTGTGGGGGAAGCTAAGGGGCTTTTCGTGGTGGCCCGGACGGATCGTATCCTGGTGGATGACGGGCAGGAGTCGGGCAGCGGAGGGAACGAGATGGGTCATGTGGTTTGGAGATGGGAAATTCTCAGTG gtgtgtgtggagaagcTGTTGCCTTTGAGTTCTTTCTCCACTGCCTTCCATCAGCCAACCTACAACAAACAACCCATGTACAGAAAAGCCATCTATGAGGTGCTACAG acgGCGAGTATTCGGGCAGGGAAGCCTTTCCCATCATGCCCATCCTCTGATGACTCAGATTCGGGGAAGAGCGTGGAGCTGCTGACCAGAGAGATGATTGAATGGGCCAGCAATGGGTTCATGCCCTCTGGAGCCAAAGGCCTAGAGCCACCACctg CGGAGCGGAACCCATATACAGAAGTGTACCCAGAAATGTGGGTGGAGCCAGAGGCAGCTGCATACacagccccgccccctgccaaaaaacccaaacccaggAAAAGTAGTGTGGAGAAACCCAAAATTAAGGAGATCATTGATGAAGggaccagag aGAGACTGATGTACGAGGTGAGACAGAAAATCAGGAATATTGAAG ATATCTGTATCTCCTGCGGGAGTTTGAATGTATCACTAGAGCATCCTCTGTTTGTCGGAGCTATGTGCCAGAGCTGCAAG AACTGTTTTCTGGAGTGTGCGTATCAGTATGATGATGATGGCTATCAGTCCTACTGCACCATCTGCTGTGGAGGCAGGGAGGTGCTCATGTGTGGaaacaacaactgctgcag gtgtttctgtgttgagtgtgtagATCTGTTGGTAGGGACGGGATCTGCCCAGGCAGCGATCCGAGAGGATCCATGGAATTGTTATATGTGTGGGAGTAGGAGTGTGTTTGGTTTACTGAGACGCAGAGAAGACTGGCCCTCCAGACTACAGCTCTTCTTCGCCAACAACCACGACCAGGACTTT gaccctCCTAAGCTCTATGCCCCTGTGCCTGTAGATCAGAGGAAGCCAATCAgagtcctctctctgtttgatggCATTGCCACCG gtttgCTGGTGCTGAAGGATTTGGGCATACAGGTGGACAGGTATGTGGCGTCGGAGGTGAGTGAGGATTCCATCACCGTGGGCATTGTTCGACACCAGGGCCGGATTATATATGTGGGTGATGTTCGAAACGTCACACGTAAACAT atTCAGGAATGGGGTCCATTTGACttggtgattggtggaagcCCGTGTAATGACCTGTCTATTGTCAACCCAGCCAGAAAAGGCCTTTATG AGGGAACAGGTCGCCTGTTTTTTGAGTTTTACCGACTGCTCCACGAAGCCCGTCCTAAAGCAGGGGATGAGCGGCCGTTTTTCTGGCTCTTTGAGAACGTGGTGGCCATGGGAGTCAGTGACAAGAGAGACATCTCACGTTTCTTAgaa TGTAATCCAGTTATGATTGATGCTAAAGAGGTGTCTGCTGCCCATAGAGCACGGTACTTCTGGGGCAACCTGCCTGGAATGAACAG gCCATTGACTGCCATGGTAAATGATAAGCTAGATCTACAAGACTGTCTGGAACATGGACGCACTGccaag TTCCGCAAGGTGCGAACCATCACCACTCGGTCTAATTCTATCAAGCAGGGTAAAGATCAGCACTTCCCCGTCTTCATGAACGACAAGGAGGACATCCTCTGGTGCACCGAGATTGAGCG agtgtttgGATTCCCGGTCCACTACACTGATGTTTCCAACATGAGCAGGCTGTCCAGGCAAAGGCTTCTGGGAAGGTCTTGGAGTGTTCCTGTAATTCGACACCTCTTTGCGCCACTGAAGGATTACTTTGCCTGCGAGTAG